DNA sequence from the Antarctobacter heliothermus genome:
CCAGAAAATCACGGGTGACAAAGGTCGAGGAAAAGACCGCCGGGCCAAGCGCCTCGCCCAGAGAATAGACCACGTCCAGATCGAACTGCGTCGCGCCGATCGAGGCGTCCCATTCAAAGACGGTCGCATAATCCGCGCGCCCGTCTGCAACCGCCTGAAGCTGCGCACCAAAGGGCAGGGACATCCATTTTACATCGCTTTCGGGGTCGAGGCCCGCCTGTTTCATGGCGTAATAGGGCGTGGTGTAGGTGTTGGAGGGGAATTTCAGCGTGGCGATTGTCTTGCCCGCGAAATCCTGTGGCCCGGCAAAGGTCGTGCCCTTTTTGGCCACCACCCAGACAGAGATCATCCCGGCGATCTTGGCGATATTGACCATCTCGGCGCCCTCGACGGTCGCGTTGATCGACATGCCTGTGCCGGTGACGGCGAAATCGGCGGCCCCGGACAGCAGCGCGGGCACCGGCTGTGCAATGCCGCCAGCGGTTTTCAGGTCCGGGGTCATTCCATGCTTGTCAAACAGGCCGCGGTTGATGGCGACGTATAGAGGCATGTACAGCCCAAGGTGGATGGCCTCGGAAATGCGGGCGGGTGTGGCGGCCTGCGCCATGCGGGGCAGGGTGAGGCCGGCACTGGCGGCTGCGCCGGCCAGGCCTAAGACAAAGCTCCGCCGGTCCGTGGACGATAGCGTCATGGACAACTCCTGTTGGTTCGATCTGGAAACCGGCCTTGGAAAGATGTTTTCCGACCGGATGTTTGCAGCTTACCTCAGGAGGGTGTTTCGAAAAGTGCTGATGTGGCACGACGGCGTTGCGCTGTGCGCAACATGTCTAGACGGGCGCCCCAATCGCCGAGAAATGCGCAGTCAGGGCCGTCAGAAGTGCTTTGGCCGCAAATGACAGCTCTCGGTCACGGTGAACGCAGACAGTCACGCGCGCGGCGTCCAGATCGGGACAGTCCAGCGACAGCGCCCGCAGCCGGTTGGCGGCGATGTCCTTGCGCACCATAAAGGCCGGCATAAACGCGACGGCGTCCCCATTCATCGCGACCCTTTTGGTCAGCTCGATGGAATTGGTGTTCATCGCGATCTGCTGTTTGCCAGAGGCCCGTGCAATCGCCGAGTCCACCATTCGGCGCATCCCGAAGGATTGCTCTGGCAGCGCCAAAGGCCATTTCAGGACCGTATCCAGCTTCAGGCTGCCTTGCACGGCGAACTGTTCTAACGGGTGCCCCGGCCGAACAAGACAGCAGATCGGTTCGACGTGTTCGGTCACCACGCCAATGTCGTTTCGGTGCGGGCCGTTGAAGGTGATGCCAATGTCCGCCACGTCGTCCAGCAAGGCACCAACGATGCCATCGGTGGAATCCAGCCGGATTTCAAAACCGATCTGCGGGTATTGCGCCATGAAGTCGTTGACGACGGCGGGCAGAAATTCTGCGACCAACCCCTCGGCGGCATAAAGCGTCACCTGGCCGCGCCGCAGTCCGCGCAGATCGTCGATGGCGTCCCGGACCCGATCAAGATCGCGAAAGGTGCGGTGCGTTTGCCGCGCCAATAGCGTTCCTGCCGCTGTCAGCGTCATGCCCTTGCGGCTGCGTTCAAAAAGCGGCGCGCCGAATTGATGCTCTAGTCCTGCAATCCCGCGACTGACAGAGGAGGCCGTGACATGCAATGCCTCGGCGGCACGCCGGATTGATCCGGCACGGGCGGTTTCGTGAAAGTAGCGAAGGGCCGTGAATTCCATGTCGCAGATATGCACGGCGGCGGGTTGGTTGTCACCGGTCCATAATTCATGGCGGCGCGGGCTCTAGTAAGGCGGCGCGCGCACTTGAGAAGAGGGGGGTGTTCATTCGGGGATGCCGAAACGTCATGGCAAAAGCCGGTGTTGTCACATTCACTCGCCCAGTTTGCGAGATTGGGTGCTGATCGGACATCAAGGGACGTTTGCCGCGACCTTCACCACGACTTTGCACAGGCTCAAGCTGGCCCGGGCCTGCGAATTCGGCCGGTATGATCCGCGCAACTTAACAGATAATTTGCGGCTGCCTCGATATCGGCGATGGTCTCCGATTCGGATGTTTCCGCGTCTCCGGCTGCGATGGCCTCGACAATCCGTTCGTGATGGTCAGAACCGCGCAGCGTGAGGACGTATTCCGGGATCACATAAGTCAGGATCGGACCGGTGCGCAGCCACAGATTTTCAATGATCTCGTTGAGCAGCGGCACTCCGGCATTGCCATAGATCGTGAAATGGAAATCGCGATGTACATCCAGGTAACCCGAAAGATCGCGGTCACGGATCAGCCGTCGCATGGTGTCGAGCTGTTCGCTTAGGTTGGTAACCAATTCGGGGGTGACGCGCTGAGCAGTCTCGCGTGCGGCGCGCCCTTCTAACTCTGTCCGAATCAGAATGATCTCACGCAACTGCAGAGCGGCCACATCAGGCACGACCGCCGCGTTGCGCGGACCCGCGTCCAGCACGCCCTGCGCGACCAGATGGTTTACCGCGTCGCGGACCGGCGTGACCGAGGTGCCGAACATTTCCGACAAAGCCCGCAGGGTCAGCGTCTCGCCCGGTTCGAACCGGCCGGCAAGAAGCGCATTCTTTATCTGGTGATGCACCCGCGTCCATAGGGGAGCATTGTCCAGCTTATTAAAGGGGGTCGCCATTTTCATCATCACACGGGCCTTCTGTCGGCAGTCACTGATACATCCACGCCGGGGGTTTGACAAATGTTTTGCATCATGTTTGTTATAACACACAACAGGGAGGAAAGACATGTTGATAAATTCGATTCTTCGCGCCGCCACCGTTGCACTTGCAGCGACCTTCGTCGCCGGCCCCGGCATGGCGCAGGACTATCCCAGCAAGGAAGTCAGATGGGTGATCCCGTGGAATGCGGGTGGGTCCAACGACATCATGGCGCGCTACCTGCAGCCGATTCTGGAGGAGCAGGGTGTTTCAGTCGTGATTGAGAACCTGCCCGGCGGCACCGGGGCGGTCGGCATGGGCGCTGTCGCCACCTCGCGAGCTGACGGCTACACCATCGGCAACGGAACCAGTTCGACCTTGTCAATCATTGCACAGGGCAAGGCACCGCTCAGCAATGACGATTTCACCAACGTGATCCGTGTGTCGGTCGATCCGCTGATCCTGGTGGTTCCTGGTGACAGCGAGATCGACACGCTTGACCAGTTTCTTGCGCACATGAAGGACAACCCGGGCGACGTGACGATCGGCACGCCGGGCACCAACAACCTGAACCATATCTTTGCAGCAATGACGGCGCGGGGCGCTGGAGTCGACTATCGCCATGTGCCGTTCCCCGGTGGTTCGCGCGTGATCGCCGAATTGATGGGGAACCAGATCCAGGCCGGTGTGCTGAAGCCGTCTGAAACCATCGAGCAAATTCAAGCCGGCGAACTGAAACCATTGGGCGCTTTCTCGAACGAACGGCTGGAAATCTTGCCGGACATACCGACCTTTGGCGAAGCGGGCGTGGATGTCTTCCCCTACGGTCCAGTGGTGCAGATGGCCTACATTCAGGCGCCCGCAGGGCTTGACCCCGAAACCGAAAAAGCGCTGGCCGACGCCTTTGAGGCGGCCCTGACCAGCGAGCAGTTCCGTGAGTTCGCGGACAAAAACGGCTTTGTCATCGACCCGCTGCGCGGTGATGAGCTGGACGCGGAAGTTGCAGGCGTTGCCGGGGCCATCGCCGAAGTGGCGAAGCAGGTCTTCGCGGAGTGATCCGTCCTGCCTTGTAGTTCCTTGTCAAAGTACCACGCGACCGGCGCACTGCCGGCGCGTGGCCATCAGGAAGACCAACAACATGCCGACTCTTAATCTCGTCGCGAGCATCGCGACAAGCGCGCTGCTTGTCGGGTTGTCCTTGTTTCTCGCGGGGCCTGCGTTCGATCTGCCCGGTCTGGGTCCGAAAGGTGGGTTGCGGGCGGGGACTTTGCCGCAGTTTGTCGTGGTCGTCGTCATCGCCTTGGCCGTGCTGTCGGTCATCAATGATGTCGTCAAGTGGCGCGCCGACCGTCGGCCGGGACACATGCCCGAACAACCCTTTGCGCCGGTCCGCCAGGTGGTGGCAGTCGGAGGCAGCGTTCTGGTGTTGCTCGCGGCCTATGTCTTTGCCTGGGGTCCATTGCCGTTCCCGCTGATTTCATTCGTCTTCTTCACGGCTGTGGGCGCCATCCTGTCTCCACCCACCGAACGCACCCTGCGAGGCTACTCAAAGATAGCGCTTACCGGGCTGCTGTTTTCCACCGGGGTCTGGCTGATCTTTACTTTTGTCCTGAACGTCCCGCTGCGGTGATCCCATGGAAATTCTAAACAATCTTGCCGTTGCCTTTGGCAACGAACTTTCAAGCCCGTTGTCGTTGGGGTTGATCCTTGTTGGCGTCATGGTCGGGTTCACCTTCGGGGCGACCCCCGGACTGACGGCCACGATGGGCGTCGCATTGTTCATCCCGCTGACATTCCCGCTGCCGCCGGACATGGCGATCAGCATGATGATCGCGCTTTACTGCGGTTCGATGGCGGGCGGGGCGATTCCGGCCATCCTGATAAACATTCCGGGCACCCCCTCGGCAGTGGTCACAACCATCGATGGCTATCCGATGACCAAGAACGGCCGCGCGGTCGAGGCCTACGGATGGGCATTGGTGGCCTCGGTCGTGGGCGGCGTGGTGGCCTGGGTGGCGCTGGTCAGCCTTGCCCCGGCATTGGCTCGCTTGGCGCTCAAGCTTGGCTCGGCGGAATATGCCGCCGTTGCGTTTCTGGGGCTGGCGATCATCTCTTCGGTGGTCCCGGCTCCGCTGGTCAAAGGTGTGTTGGCCACAGTCATCGGCCTTGGCCTTTCGGTCGTCGGCTTTGACCAGATCACCGGGCAAGGGCGCTGGACCTTTGACAGCCTTCAGTTGACCCGCGGGATCGGGATCATGCCGGCCCTGATCGGGCTGCTGGTGATCCCCGAACTTATGATGACGCTGTTTCAGCGAGAGGCGCATGCCGAGGCACCAAAGACGGTCAAGGGCATGTTCCCGACGCTTGCCGGCTTTCTTGGTCAACTGGTGAACATGATACGCTCGTCGGTGATCGGGGTCGTGACCGGGATCATTCCCGCCCTTGGCGGCAGTGTCGGTGCCCTGATCGCCTACGATCAGGCCAAGCGTTTCTCGAAAAACCGCGACAACTTTGGCAAGGGCGAACCCGAAGGTGTCGTCGCCTCTGAAAGCGCCAACAACGGTGTGACCGGCGGCGCGCTGATCCCGCTTCTGACGTTGGGCATTCCCGGCGATACGGTGACGGCGATGCTCCTCGGTGGCTTGATGATCCACGGCCTGCAACCGGGGCCGCGCCTGTTCGATACCAGCGGCGACATCGTGTGGAATATCCTTGCAGCCGTGCTGCTGGCCAACATGGCGATCATCATCGTCGGCGCGATCGGGTTCCGCTTCTTTGTGCGGGTTCTGGATGTGCCAAAACATCTGTTGGCGCCCGCGCTGTTCGTTCTGGCCGTAGTTGGAACCTACTCGCTGTCGAACAGCTGGTTTGATGTGGTCATCATGCTGGGCCTCGGTGTTTTTGGCTTTCTCGCCACGCTTGGATCCATCCCCGTCTATCCCATGGTGATCGGGGTCATCCTTGGGCCCTTGCTGGAATCGGAAACCAGGCGCGCATTGGTCATCAGCGGCGGCGACTGGACGACATTCCTCACACGACCTGTCTCGGCCGTGCTCGTGACGGTCGCAATCGCGATCCTCATCGGCCCGACCATCACGAAATTCCTCCGACGCCGTTCCGGCGGCGCGGACCCGGAAACTCAACCCATCGACTCTAGGAGAGAACATGAAGATTAAGAAGGTAACCTGCCATTGGCTGAGCGCGCCTGTCGAACGCCCATTCACGTCGTCGCGTGGCTGGCTTTACAGCACACGCAACACCTGCCTGGTCGAGATCGAGACCGACGATGGCGTCGTCGGATGGGGAGAATGCTATGGCCCCTCTGCCGTTGCCAAGGCGTTTATCGAGACGCAACTGGCCGGCCAGATCATCGGCAGGGATCCGTTTGACGTCGAGGTGATCTGGGAACACCTTTACAATCGCATCAAGGACTACGGTCAAACAGGGATGGCCATCGCGGCGATCAGCGGTATCGATATCGCGCTGTGGGACATCATCGGCAAGGTCACCGACAAGCCTGTTCACAAGCTGATTGGCGGCGCGTTCCGCAACGAGGTTCAGGCATACGCCACCGGCCTGTATTTCATCGACATGGACCGGGTGACCGAGGAAGCCGTCGAAGAGGCTCAGAAATTCGTCTCGGAAGGCTTTCGGGCCATCAAGATGAAAATTGGCCTGGGGTCGCTGCAAAAGGACATCGACCGTGTCGCCGCCGTACGCGACGCCATCGGCCCCGATGTGCGCCTCATGGTCGACGCCAACCACTGCTACTCGGTGCCGAACGCGATACGCCTCGGTCGCAAGCTCCAAGAATTGGATATCGACTGGTTCGAAGAACCGATTTCACCCGAGGACATCGACGGCTACGTCGAGGTATCGCGCGCGCTCGATATGGCCGTGGCGGGCGGTGAGAACGACTTCACCCGTTTCGGTTTTCGCGACAAGATCGTGCGCAAGGCGATGGATATTGTACAACCCGACGTCTGCGCTGCGGGCGGACTGACCGAATGCAAGAAGATCGCCGCCATGGCCAGCGCACATGGTGTCGAATGCGTGCCGCATGCCTGGGGGTCAGCGGTTGGCCTTGCCGCGACGATCCACTTTCTCGCGTCGCTTCCGGATCAGCCTCCATGCCTTGTGCCACAACCTGTCCTGCTGGAGTTCGAGCAAGAGGAAAACCCCTTCCGCGACTTTCTGGCCAAAGAGCCGATCGTACAGAAATCCGGCGTGGTTGCCGTGCCGGGCGGACCCGGGTTGGGGATCGAGGTCGATCGCGATGTTATCCAGAAATACCGGGTGGCCTGATGCGCTTTGTCACCTTCAACGAAGGCGGTCGCACGCGCGCCGGCGTGCTGACAGGGCAGGCTGACGACGATTCAGCCGAGCAGGGCGAGGTATTGGACCTCGCCCACCACACCCTCAAGGATTGCTTGGGCGGTGTCGCGCCCGACCTGCTTGAAATGGTGTCGGCGGGCCTTGATCCGATCGCCCGGCGCCTTGCCGCGCTGGGGCAGCCTTCGGCATCGGCCTGTTTGCCCTTGCAGACAGTTCAGTTGCTGGCACCGCTGCCGAACCCGCCCCGTATCGTGGGCGCGGCACACAACTACACCTGCGCCCTGAAAGAGCGCGGCGTGCCCGCACCAAAAGCACCGGTTCTGTTCGAAAAGTCCGCCTTGACCGTCATCGGCCCGGGCGCGACCGTGATACTGCCCGAAGGCGCAGGAGGGATCACCTACGAGGCCGAATTGGCCGTGGTCATCGGTCGCCGCGCCAAGGAGATCACCCCGCAAGAGGCGATGGAATTCGTGGCAGGCTACACGCTGTTCAACGACATCAGCGCGTCCGAGATCATCCGCGCCGATGGCAGCTTTGACCGGGGCAAGAACTTTCCGACATTCGGACCGATGGGGCCGTGGCTTGCCACACCTGACGAGGTGAACCCGAGCGGAGGCCATCGCGTGACACTCGAGGTGGACGGCGTTTACCGTCAGGATGGAACAACAGCCGATCTGCTGTTCGGCGTGGCCGAGCTGATCTCCCGCCTCTCACACGCCTCCGCGCTGGAGCCGGGCACGGTGATCGCCACAGGCACGCCCGCCGGTGTTGCCCCCGTCCAGACTCCACCAACATGGCTTGAGCCCGGAACAGTCATGACCGTCGCCATCGAAGGGCTTGGGCAGCTTGTCAATCCGGTTGAAAATGGGAGATCCGTCAATGTCGGATGACATCGTACTTCTTACCAATCCGATCCATCCCGACGGTGAAAAAATCCTCCAGGGGCACGCCCGACTGATCGTCGCGCCTGACACGCAGCCCGACACGTTGCGGCGCTTGGCACAGGACGCGACCGGCATCATCGTTAGGGCGCAAATGCCTGAGGATATCGCCGATCATGCGCCGCGACTGCGGGGCATGGTGCGACACGGCGTTGGGCTGGATTTTATCCCCGTCGCTCGTGCCACCGAACGTGGCATCGTCGTGGCGAACCTGCCCGGCAGCAACACGGATTCAGTGGCTGAGTTCGTCATCGCAGCGCTTCTTAACCTTCGAAGGCCGCATGCCCGCTTTGACTCCGCACTGCGCGCCGAAGGCTGGGACAAAGCGCGAGCCGCAGCAGGCAGCAACTCCGAGGTCCGTCGCAGCGTACTGGGCGTTGTCGGAGTGGGCGCGATCGGGTCAAGGGTGGCACAGATCGCCGGAAACGGCTTTGGTATGCGGGTTCTGGGAGCATCGCGCCGCAGCGCCATGCCTGAAGGCGTCGAAGAGGCAACTCTGGACAGACTTTTCGCCGAAGCGGACGCCGTGGTCCTGAGTTGCGCGCTGACCGACGAAACTCGGGGCTTGGTGGATGCGCAGCGACTGGCTTTGATGAAGCCCGGTGCAGTGCTGATCAACGTTTCGCGTGGGCCTGTCGTGGACACGTCGGCGCTTGTCGCGGCGCTGAAAGAGGGGCGGCTGGCTGGGGCGGCTCTTGATGTGCATCAGACCCACCCGCTGTCACCCGACGACGACGTGTTTTCCTGCCCCAACCTGCTGCTGTCCCCGCATGTCGCCGCAATCACTGCAACCAGCATGCGGGCAATGAGCGTCGGCGCCGCCGAGGAGATGCGCCGCATCCTGTCTGGCGAAAGCCCCGTCAATTTCGTCAATCCGGAAATTCGCGGCGCGTGACGCCGAAAGCCCTAAGGAGACTTCAGTTCACATGCGTATCACCGAAATCAAGGCGGTTCCCGTCTCGTTCCGTGTTCCTCAGGGGCAGAATGTTCGGCTGGGTATCGGGCGCGCGGTCAAGCGCGATGCGGTTCTGGTCAAGGTATCGACCGACGAAGGGATCACCGGCTGGGGCGAGGCACACCACGGGCGCTGCCCCGGCGCAATCGCCAAGCTGATCGACACCACCATGCAAGAACTGGTGCTGGGTGCCGACCCTCTGGATTCAAACGGCGTCTGGGCAAAGGTGTACCGGATGCAGCTTGCCAGTCACGGGATGGGCGCGGCGGCGGCGATGGCTCTTTCGGGCATCGACATCGCCCTGTGGGATATTCGCGGCAAAGCGGCCGGATTGCCGATCTACCGCCTGCTCGGCGGCGGTTCGCGTCCGACACCCGCATATGCGGGCGGTATTTCTCTTGGCTGGCAACCGCCCGAAAGTCTGGCCGACGAGGCGCAGGAATACGTCGGAATGGGCTACCGTGCGCTGAAACTTCGGGTCGGCGACAGTGCTGCGATCGACGTGGCGCGGGTAAGCGCGGTACGGCAGGCGGTCGGCGACGAAATCGACATACTGGTCGACGCCAATACCGGCTATTCGCTGGACGACGTGCGCCGAGTCATGCCCGCCTACCAAGAGCTGGGCATCGGCTGGCTGGAAGAGCCGTTTCCCCCGCATGATTATCGCGACTATCGGCACGCCGCCGAATACGGCACGGTCCCTCTCGCCGCAGGTGAGAACCATTTCACGCGGTTCGAGTT
Encoded proteins:
- a CDS encoding mandelate racemase/muconate lactonizing enzyme family protein; its protein translation is MKIKKVTCHWLSAPVERPFTSSRGWLYSTRNTCLVEIETDDGVVGWGECYGPSAVAKAFIETQLAGQIIGRDPFDVEVIWEHLYNRIKDYGQTGMAIAAISGIDIALWDIIGKVTDKPVHKLIGGAFRNEVQAYATGLYFIDMDRVTEEAVEEAQKFVSEGFRAIKMKIGLGSLQKDIDRVAAVRDAIGPDVRLMVDANHCYSVPNAIRLGRKLQELDIDWFEEPISPEDIDGYVEVSRALDMAVAGGENDFTRFGFRDKIVRKAMDIVQPDVCAAGGLTECKKIAAMASAHGVECVPHAWGSAVGLAATIHFLASLPDQPPCLVPQPVLLEFEQEENPFRDFLAKEPIVQKSGVVAVPGGPGLGIEVDRDVIQKYRVA
- a CDS encoding tripartite tricarboxylate transporter permease; its protein translation is MEILNNLAVAFGNELSSPLSLGLILVGVMVGFTFGATPGLTATMGVALFIPLTFPLPPDMAISMMIALYCGSMAGGAIPAILINIPGTPSAVVTTIDGYPMTKNGRAVEAYGWALVASVVGGVVAWVALVSLAPALARLALKLGSAEYAAVAFLGLAIISSVVPAPLVKGVLATVIGLGLSVVGFDQITGQGRWTFDSLQLTRGIGIMPALIGLLVIPELMMTLFQREAHAEAPKTVKGMFPTLAGFLGQLVNMIRSSVIGVVTGIIPALGGSVGALIAYDQAKRFSKNRDNFGKGEPEGVVASESANNGVTGGALIPLLTLGIPGDTVTAMLLGGLMIHGLQPGPRLFDTSGDIVWNILAAVLLANMAIIIVGAIGFRFFVRVLDVPKHLLAPALFVLAVVGTYSLSNSWFDVVIMLGLGVFGFLATLGSIPVYPMVIGVILGPLLESETRRALVISGGDWTTFLTRPVSAVLVTVAIAILIGPTITKFLRRRSGGADPETQPIDSRREHED
- a CDS encoding LysR family transcriptional regulator, which encodes MEFTALRYFHETARAGSIRRAAEALHVTASSVSRGIAGLEHQFGAPLFERSRKGMTLTAAGTLLARQTHRTFRDLDRVRDAIDDLRGLRRGQVTLYAAEGLVAEFLPAVVNDFMAQYPQIGFEIRLDSTDGIVGALLDDVADIGITFNGPHRNDIGVVTEHVEPICCLVRPGHPLEQFAVQGSLKLDTVLKWPLALPEQSFGMRRMVDSAIARASGKQQIAMNTNSIELTKRVAMNGDAVAFMPAFMVRKDIAANRLRALSLDCPDLDAARVTVCVHRDRELSFAAKALLTALTAHFSAIGAPV
- a CDS encoding fumarylacetoacetate hydrolase family protein, which codes for MRFVTFNEGGRTRAGVLTGQADDDSAEQGEVLDLAHHTLKDCLGGVAPDLLEMVSAGLDPIARRLAALGQPSASACLPLQTVQLLAPLPNPPRIVGAAHNYTCALKERGVPAPKAPVLFEKSALTVIGPGATVILPEGAGGITYEAELAVVIGRRAKEITPQEAMEFVAGYTLFNDISASEIIRADGSFDRGKNFPTFGPMGPWLATPDEVNPSGGHRVTLEVDGVYRQDGTTADLLFGVAELISRLSHASALEPGTVIATGTPAGVAPVQTPPTWLEPGTVMTVAIEGLGQLVNPVENGRSVNVG
- a CDS encoding tripartite tricarboxylate transporter TctB family protein; this translates as MPTLNLVASIATSALLVGLSLFLAGPAFDLPGLGPKGGLRAGTLPQFVVVVVIALAVLSVINDVVKWRADRRPGHMPEQPFAPVRQVVAVGGSVLVLLAAYVFAWGPLPFPLISFVFFTAVGAILSPPTERTLRGYSKIALTGLLFSTGVWLIFTFVLNVPLR
- a CDS encoding ABC transporter substrate-binding protein encodes the protein MTLSSTDRRSFVLGLAGAAASAGLTLPRMAQAATPARISEAIHLGLYMPLYVAINRGLFDKHGMTPDLKTAGGIAQPVPALLSGAADFAVTGTGMSINATVEGAEMVNIAKIAGMISVWVVAKKGTTFAGPQDFAGKTIATLKFPSNTYTTPYYAMKQAGLDPESDVKWMSLPFGAQLQAVADGRADYATVFEWDASIGATQFDLDVVYSLGEALGPAVFSSTFVTRDFLETSPEAVQAYCNAIAEAERMLHEDEQVFIDVAAEEFPTVDPAVIAAARPRFFGDVPLVPRNPVITEQEWATLVAHESGAGTLRANLPYAQMVDSSFAEKAAKEFGLS
- a CDS encoding Bug family tripartite tricarboxylate transporter substrate binding protein codes for the protein MLINSILRAATVALAATFVAGPGMAQDYPSKEVRWVIPWNAGGSNDIMARYLQPILEEQGVSVVIENLPGGTGAVGMGAVATSRADGYTIGNGTSSTLSIIAQGKAPLSNDDFTNVIRVSVDPLILVVPGDSEIDTLDQFLAHMKDNPGDVTIGTPGTNNLNHIFAAMTARGAGVDYRHVPFPGGSRVIAELMGNQIQAGVLKPSETIEQIQAGELKPLGAFSNERLEILPDIPTFGEAGVDVFPYGPVVQMAYIQAPAGLDPETEKALADAFEAALTSEQFREFADKNGFVIDPLRGDELDAEVAGVAGAIAEVAKQVFAE
- a CDS encoding GntR family transcriptional regulator, with protein sequence MMKMATPFNKLDNAPLWTRVHHQIKNALLAGRFEPGETLTLRALSEMFGTSVTPVRDAVNHLVAQGVLDAGPRNAAVVPDVAALQLREIILIRTELEGRAARETAQRVTPELVTNLSEQLDTMRRLIRDRDLSGYLDVHRDFHFTIYGNAGVPLLNEIIENLWLRTGPILTYVIPEYVLTLRGSDHHERIVEAIAAGDAETSESETIADIEAAANYLLSCADHTGRIRRPGPA
- a CDS encoding hydroxyacid dehydrogenase — translated: MSDDIVLLTNPIHPDGEKILQGHARLIVAPDTQPDTLRRLAQDATGIIVRAQMPEDIADHAPRLRGMVRHGVGLDFIPVARATERGIVVANLPGSNTDSVAEFVIAALLNLRRPHARFDSALRAEGWDKARAAAGSNSEVRRSVLGVVGVGAIGSRVAQIAGNGFGMRVLGASRRSAMPEGVEEATLDRLFAEADAVVLSCALTDETRGLVDAQRLALMKPGAVLINVSRGPVVDTSALVAALKEGRLAGAALDVHQTHPLSPDDDVFSCPNLLLSPHVAAITATSMRAMSVGAAEEMRRILSGESPVNFVNPEIRGA
- a CDS encoding mandelate racemase/muconate lactonizing enzyme family protein produces the protein MRITEIKAVPVSFRVPQGQNVRLGIGRAVKRDAVLVKVSTDEGITGWGEAHHGRCPGAIAKLIDTTMQELVLGADPLDSNGVWAKVYRMQLASHGMGAAAAMALSGIDIALWDIRGKAAGLPIYRLLGGGSRPTPAYAGGISLGWQPPESLADEAQEYVGMGYRALKLRVGDSAAIDVARVSAVRQAVGDEIDILVDANTGYSLDDVRRVMPAYQELGIGWLEEPFPPHDYRDYRHAAEYGTVPLAAGENHFTRFEFTRMIDDGVVRFAQPDLSKAGGVTECARIATMCSAWKMSFNPHTSATGINMVASIHMLSAVDNPGYFEGDLARHNPFRDEVCGTPYEIDASGCVSPKDKPGLGVEINEAFVEAHPLIEGPCYV